The Pseudomonadota bacterium genomic sequence CTGGACCTAGAGAATGGCTTCACCTTCGGCAATACACTGCTGGAAGCTCAGGATATGGCAGCGGACGTATTAAGCGCACTCTTAGCCTCCTGCATTGAACACGGCGCGCCGATCCCCGAACCTTCCAGCCGAAAGGGAAAGGACATTTACTTGATAGCGCCCGATGCCAAGGTTCAGGCCGCGCTATTGTTACGGACGGCGCGCGCTTCA encodes the following:
- a CDS encoding helix-turn-helix domain-containing protein: MNAALYPARIWREDRVYYVQFLDLENGFTFGNTLLEAQDMAADVLSALLASCIEHGAPIPEPSSRKGKDIYLIAPDAKVQAALLLRTARASRSQGEVAEAMGTTWQAYQKIEQPDANTTLSKLQKAAKVLGKRLVIELR